The Campylobacter concisus sequence TATTAGTGATTCGCAAATCGGCTTTAGAAATATCGATTTGCTAGACGATAAAGACGTTGTATTAAAAGATGTGAACTACACAAAAGAGCCAGCTGGCATGTCAAAGAAATTTGATAGGTCTTTTGAAAATGCACCACCATTTATCCCACACGATACTGAGGGTTTAGTGCCTATCACAAAGGATATGAATATGTGCGTAACCTGCCATATGCCTGAGTTTGCAAAAGATAGTGGAGCAACACCGATACCATCATCTCACCTTTATGACATCAGAAATAAAAAAGATCTTGCAGGCAAGCTTGATGATGAAAGATATAACTGCACAACATGCCACGTTGAGCAACAAAATGGCGTAACGCAGCTTGTTGGCAATAAATTTAAGCCTGATTTTAGAGACAAAAACGGCACTCATAAGTCAAACTTGCTAGATGTTTTAAACGATGGTGTTAAATAATGCAAAGCAGGCGAGAGCTTTTTAGTAAAATTTTGGGGGCAAAATCTGCTCCCAAATTTATAACTCCGCCATTTTTTAGCGGAGAGTTTGACTGCGGTGGATGCGATGCTAGCTGCGTAAATGCTTGTGAAAAAGAGCTTCTTAGCTTTGAAAATGAAAGGGTAGTTTTTAAAGTTAAAAAGCTAGGCTGTGACTTTTGCGAAGAGTGTGTAAGGGCTTGTGAGAGTCTTGATAAGAAGACATTAAGCTTAAGCTCACCAAAGAGTATAAACGCAAAAGTTAGCATCGATGTTTCTAGCTGTCTAGCATGGAACGATACGATCTGCTACAACTGCCTTGATGCTTGCAAATTTAAAGCAGTCGAATTCCTTGGCGTTTTTCGTCCTATTGTTAATCAAAAATGCGTAAGTTGCGGCGAGTGCTTTGATGTTTGCTTTAAAAATTCACTTCAAATGGAGGCCCTATGAGAGCTTTGTTTTTTATTTTTTGTCTATTAAATTTTATCTTTGCAAGCGAGATCACCACTCCATACAAGCAAATAGAGGCTAGTGCAAATGTGCTAAGCACAACGCTAATAAATGGCAAACTCTTTATCGCGACTGATGGAGGGACGGTTGAAATTTATGATCCTAAAGAGTCTAAATTTGAAGAGATTATCAAAATGGATGATATAAAAACCTATGTTAGTGATCACGAAAGACCAAAAATTCTAAATGTTGATGAGTTAAATAGCAAGATACTCATCCTAAGTGAGGGTGACTATGCTACAAAGGTGCTTTATATAAGAGAAAATGGGCAGATGAAAAGCATAAAAATACCAAATCAAGCGATAAAAAAGGCATTATTTTTAGATGACGAGCGTATTGCACTTGCTTCAATTAGCAATGAAATTTACTTTTTGAACTTAAAAAATGGCGAAATTTATGATAGCTTTAAAATTTCAATTGCAATGCTCTCAGATATGGAGATAAGCGAAGATAGAAGCACGCTAGCTATCGCTTGCGAGAGTGGGAAGGTCTACTTTTATAACATAAAAGCTAAAAAAATGGATCAAATTTTAGACATTCATACAGATAATATCTACGACATCTCATATAAAAATGGAGTCATGATCAGCGGAGGCACCGATAGGATCGTGGGGATATTTTCAGCTGGAAGCCTAAAAAAGATAAATACCGGCTTTTTGGTCTATGGTGTTGGACTTAGCGATGATGGTAGAGTAGCGGCCTATATGAGTGATGAGATGAGTGATGTAAATTTAGTTGATAGCAAAAGCTTAGAAAATATCGCAATGCTAAAAACTGGACAAAGTACGATAAATAGCATAGTTTTTATAAGCGATAACGAAGTCGTAACTTCAGCCTATGAGAATAAAATTTTATTTTGGAGAATTAAATGAATATTTCAAGTTTGATAGTTTATACGGACAATAAAAATGAAAGTGTAAAAAACGAAATAAAAAAGCTAAAAGAGTGTGAAATAATAACTGACGCAGACGATAGAATCGTAGTGGTAGTTAGCTCAGATAGCATTGAAGATGAGATAAAAAATTTTAAGAAGATAGAAGCTATCAGTGGAGTAGTGAGCGTTGCGATGGTTTATAGCTATCAAGAAGATGCCGAAGAAAATAGGAAAAAGCTAGAAGAAAATGGCAAGATAAGTGAAATTTTAACAAGCGATGAGGTAAAAGCTGAAGATATTACTTATGGTGGCAGCGTGCATCATAGAGTGAAATAGTAAAACCAAATTTCTAGCTTTTGCATTATCATTAAAATTTATAGTGCAAAAGCCTACCTTTCATATAGACCTTCTTAATAAATTTGTTGCTAATACTACTTATATTTAATTAACTTTGTTTGGCTTGTAGATTAAATTTATGTTCAAGGTTTTAATTTAGATTTTGGGTGGAAAATTACTCAGCAAGCATTAAAATCAAAAACATAACAAGTGAATTAAATTTTAGCTTATAAGATCTTGAGATGATGCTTGCATAAAGAATTTTAGCAGGCCAGTTTTGGCTTACTAAATTTATAGCCCTAAGGTCTATCTTTGATCAAATTTAATAAATTTTCTCCAATGTTTTCATTTGTTAGATTTGAAATTTCTTTATAGAAATTTCCTTTTTTGTCTATTAAATATATTGAAGAGCTGTGAGCAACAGAGTAGCCCATGGCTGAGTTTTCAAGACGGACTTTTTGAAATTTTACACCATAGGTTTTTGCCACTTCTTTTAAGGCATTTAGTTTTAATCCATCGGCATCTTTGTAGAAATTTTTTGCCATTAGAGTTAAATTTTCAGGAGTGTCACGTTCAGGATCAAGCGTAATAAAAAGCAGCTCAAAGTCATCTCTTTTTAGCTTGTTTAGTTCATCGCCAATCAAAGAGAGCGCAGTAGGGCAGACATCGGGGCAAAAAAGATAACCAAAATATATAACTTTGTACTTTCCGTCGTAATTTTTAAGACTTACTTCACCATTTTGCGAAAGTGCCTTAAAATCATACTTGTTTGGCTTTATCAGCAAAAGTGCAACACCTATACAAATTAAGATTATTATTAAGCCCCAAAATGCCTTTTTCATCATTACCTTCTATAATTTTAGATCAAGATCTACAAAAAAACCAGTTTCTTTTTCGTCATCAAGCACTTTAAATCTATATCTCATAAGCTCGACAACACAAGCACTTAGCACTACTTGAGCAGTTAAGTTATCGCCTCTTGGCTCAAGTCTTGCTTTGATCGATCCCATATTCATATTTATGCCGTCTATTTCAAGACTTGGATTTTTTAGCCCTAAATTTTTACCATTAATGATTTTAAAGCTAAAAGGCCTCATAGCATAAATAGGTCTTGGCGAGATGTCTATTTTTAGCTTTACGCCTTTAAATTCCATCTCACAAGATTTATTGTTTAGATCACATTTTAAAGGATCTAGCGATGTGTTTACATCGGCAAATTCAGGTGGATCTTCTTTGCTCGTTGTCATAAGCTTATAGCCTATCGAAAAAGCACCTAGAACAATAAAGATAAATGAAAAAATAATTATGATTTTTTTCATTATTTAAAGTTTTTAGTTACTCCGATATTATCAAGCTTTATGCTCTCGCCATTGCTAAATTTTAGCTCTAAATCAACTTTATCACCATCTTTTAATGGTTTATTTAGATCCATAAGCATAATGTGTAAACCGCCAGGAGCTAGTTTTGTTTCGCCATTTTTTGGGATCACTGCATCTTCGATTTGAACCATAGCCATCATGCCATCATTCATTTTGTGTGTATGAATTTCTGTACTTTTGCAAACGCTTGAGTGAGCACCGATGAGCTTTACATCAGAATTTGAAGCATTTTTTATATCCATAAAAATTGCACTATTGTTTGTGCCAGGTTTTGTATCTCTAGCTCTAACATTTTCTAGGCTGATATCAGCCGCCATAAGAGCAGAAGCTGCAAGCATCGCACCAAAAACGATTTTCTTCATATTTTTCCTTTGTGATAAAATTAATAATGGTTTTCACATTATACATTTAGAACTACTTAATTTACCTTTAAAATCTAAAAATATAAATTTTTTAGGATATAATTACGGACTAAATTTTACTTTTTGGGATATTTCACTTGAAAAAAATTATATTTTTCTTCATCGCGTTATCGCCTTGTCTTTTTGCCCAAAATTACGAAGAAATTTACTTAAAAAATGGCTCTGCTGCTGTTATTGATGCCATCGAAAAAAATATTTTAAGTAAGGATTACTGGCTAAAAAAGCTTGAGGGCAAGGATGTAAGATATGGGTATTATGACAACGAGATACTTCTAAGTGTAGTTGATAAAACTAAAAAGAAGCTTGAAGTGATCTCTTATAATGGCGGCATTACAAAAAAGCTTTTTAGCTCAAGCGTTATAGTTGGCAAAAATGGTGATAAGCTTCTTGAAGGCGATCTAAAAACACCGGTTGGAGTGTATCAGCTTACACGTAGATTTACGCCAAATGATAGATATCTTGGCCCACTTGCATTTTCGCTTTCATACCCAAATTTGCTTGATAAGCTTGCAAAGCGAAATGGTGGTGGCATTTGGATACATGGCTATCCACTTGATGGTCAAAGGACAGATGAGCTAAAAACAAAAGGCTGCGTGGCTATGCAAAATGATACTTTGATGAAATTCGATGATGTTGTGGATCACAAAAAAACACTTGCATTTATTTATGAAGATAAGCGTCCAGAAGCTAGTGCAAAAGATATTGCAGTGATCATTTCTGGACTTTTGGGCTGGAAAAAGACATGGAGCGAGAGCGACATTGAAAACTATCTTAAATTTTACGATAAAGATTTTGAGCGATATGATGGTATGAGCTTGGAAAAATTTAAAAGTATGAAGCGGGCTATTTTTTCTAAAAAAGAGAAAAAACGCATTAGTTTTTCAAATTTTCTCATCACGCCTTATCCAAATCTTAAAAACGATAGGCTTTTTCGTGTGAGTTTTTATGAGGATTATGTTTCAGATACACATAAATTTGCTGGTCAAAAGACGCTTTATGTGAAGCTTTATAACGATGATATGAAAATTTTTATAGAGGAGTAAAAGTGGAAAAATCTCAAGAAGTAAAAGAAAAAATCGAAAAAATTTTAGAGGCAAGAGCTGCTTTTTTTGCTGAGCTTGACCGCCAAGTTCCAAAGAAAGATGGTACTGATGTTTTTGATTTTAGTAAAGTAAAAGAGGCTGATCTGAAAGAAATTTACGCTAAATTTTATGCATTTGACTACAACGTAAGAAAACTTTTACCGGATGTTTATACTGCTTTTAATGTGAATTTTAATGTCTGAAATACGCCTAAATAAAGCTTCATATATCCATAACCTCACTCAAATTTGTGCTAAAGCTGGTGGCAAAGAGAAAGTAATAGTTGTATTAAAAGACAATGCTTATGGCCATGGCGCAAGGCTTATTGCAAATGAAGCTAAAAAATTTGGCATAGAAATTTGTGCTGTAAAAAGTGAGTTTGAGGCAAATGAAATTTCTGACATATTTGAAAATATTCTCATTCTCTCGCATGTTCCAACCGGAAATGAAAGCAGCAAATTTATCTATGCGATAAACGACATAGACGCACTTTTAAAGATAAAAGAAAATACAAAAATCAACCTTGCAATTGACACTGGTATGCATAGAAATGGGCTTGATATAAGTGAGCTTGATTATGCGTTTGAAATTTTAACAAAAAGGAATTTGGAGTTTCTTGGAGCTTATACTCATTTTCGTGCAAGTGATGAGCTAAATACTGATTATTTCGTGCAAAGGGAAAATTTTAGGGCTGCAAAAGAGAAAATTTTAGCTCTTTGCGATGAGTTTGGTATAAAAAAACCGATCTTTCACTCTCACAACTCAGCTGCTCTTGAGAGAGCAAGTGAAATCGATGATGATATGGTGCGTATTGGTATTGCCCAGTATGGATACTCTCAGTTCAATGATAGTTTGGGGTTAAAGCCGGTACTTTCACTATGGGCAAAAAGAGTTAGCAGGCGCATTTTAAAAAGTGGTCAAGGTGTTGGATATGGCGCTAAATTTAGCGCAAAAGAAGATATAAAAGTAGCCACCTATGATCTTGGATATGGCGATGGGTTACTAAGATACAATGGCTGTGGTGAGTTAAGACTTGCCAATAACGAGCCAATACTAGGCAAAATTTCTATGGATAGCTTTAGTTGTAAAGATAGTGGCGAGTTGGTCTGTGTCTTTGAGGATGCAAATATTTGGGCGAAATTTTTTGATACGATAAGTTATGATATTTTAGTAAAGCTCTCGCCAAATATAACTAGAAAATTTATATAAAGGTAATGTGTGAAAAAGATCGTTTTATTAGCTCTTGTTAGCCTTGCTTTTGGCGTACAAGAGAGCGAGTTTAAGATTTATGAGCAGATACTAAATCAGCTTGATGCTAAGCAGATCCCAGCTTTTGTCGTCCAAACTGCAAAGCCAAATTTGCCAAGCAGAGTCGATGAGATGATCACGCTAAAAGATGTAAGTAGCAGTGGGCTAAACATACATGGTGAGTTTGTTTTAAACGAGACTAAGACAAATAAGATAAAAGGCTACAACAAAGCTCAAATTTTAGCTTTAAAAGATGAGTTTTATAAAAATGGAAAAGATGCGCTTTGTAACTCAGGTATGGCAAGAGCTGTGCTAAATCGTGGCATCACTCTAAGTGGTAGTTATGGCTTTGAAGGCAGGCATTTTTTTGATATAAATTTGGATAAAAGTAGTTGCGAATAGTCCTTTTTTTACTATTTTTTTACTCGCTTACTCTGGCTCTTACGCCAGATATGGCAGCGAAAAATCACGCAACTTACTACAAAAAAAAGCTCCCATTTATCTGTACGCCAACACTGACGCTTAATGATATCTTAAATGTTGGCGACACACTCATTTATAGATACGCCGTCAAACACGCAAGAAAGCAAGAGATCAAAAGATTTGAGGAGAAAGAGCGTTTAGAATTTATCGAAGCTATCAAAAAAGAGAATTTGCGAACTGCTTGCAAAGATAAAGAGATCTTAAATATGCTAAGCATCGGTGTCGCCTTGGATGAGCTTTTTTATTCAGAAAATGGTGAGCTGATCTTTGAGTACACTATAGAAGATCGTGACTGCAAGAAATTGCAGTGAAATTTGGGGCTAAATTTCGGTTTTTTGGTTGTAAATTTGATATTTTTATAAATTTTAAAATTTTATTTACTTGCAAGAATTGACTACTAAAATTTGATTTTGCCCACCGCTTGGCTCAAATTTTAGATCCGAAATTACTCGCTCATAAAATTTAAAATTTCTTGTAAATGTCTAAATTTAAAGCCAAAAAAGATGGTAAAAAGAAGAAATTTAGCCCAAATTTCACTAAGGACTAAATTTTTACATGCCTCTTTTTATCTCTTGTTCAAGTCTTTCAAGCTCAGAAATCCTATCGCTAGTGCTTGGATGCGTTCTAAAAAGTACGCCAAGCTTGTTAGTTAGCGAGCCAAATGGATTTACGATAAACATATGAGCACTTTGCTCGCTTGCGTTTTGCATAACGTAAGAATTTGAGTAGCTCTCAAGCTTTCTTAGAGCGCTTGCAAGCCACTCTGGGTGTCCTGTTAGATAGGCTGCGCCTTTGTCCGCCTTGTACTCGCGCTCCCTTGAGATCGCCATTTGGATGATTGTGGCAGCTATTGGCATGAGTATAGCAAGTGCTAGCATAACGATGGCATTACCGCCACCTCTTCTTGAACCGCTGCTTTGCCCAGCAATACCACCAATCTTAGCAAAATTTGCAAGCATTGCGATAGCGCCAGCTAGTATGGCAGCGATTGAACCAGTTAGGATGTCGTAATGCCTTACGTGGCTTAGCTCGTGAGCTAGCACACCCTCGATCTCGTTTTCATTTAAAATTTTTAAAAGCCCCTCGGTTACTGCAACGGCTGCATGGCTTGGGTTTCTGCCCGTAGCAAAGGCATTTGGTACCTCTTCTGGTATGATGTAAATTTTTGGCATAGGCAAATTTGCCTTTTGTGTGAGACGAGATACGATCTCATAAAGCCCGTGAGCGTTACTCTCATCGACTGGGATAGCGTTATATCTTTTTAGCACGAGTTTGTCGCTGAAAAAGTAAGAAAAGATATTCATGCCAGCTGCCATCAAAAAGGCGATCATCATGCCATACTCACCGCCAATATATCCGCCAACAGCGATAAAAATCAGCATTAAAGTAACCATTAAAAAAGCAGTTTTAAAAATTTCCATTTTTGTCCTTATTCTTTTATAGCGCTTGGCAAGATCGCAGCATCGATGTTAAATTTTGCAAGCTGTGCTAGCTCGCTCTCATCTTTTATCAAAACAGCTATAAGTACGTCAAATAAATAACTCTCAGCAATCTTTGCTAGATCTTTTGCAATGTCAATATCTGCAATAATAAATTTTGCTCCAGCTGCGTTTGCGATGATAGCTTCGTTTATGTCATTTGCGATGATACTAAAGCTTGCTCCAGCCTCTAACGCCCTTTTTATTAAATTTCTATCAAATTTAAAGAGATTTTGCCTGCCATTTGAAATTTCATCTTTGCTTTTGCAAAGAAAAAGCGGCTCAAATTTTATCAGCTCATCACCCAAAATTTTCATCTCTCGCCCTTTATGCACTCTTTACAGATGTATTTTCCGTCTCTTAGCACCATTTGATCGATATCGCTAAAGACGCCGCATTTGCTGCACTCTTCGAAGTTGCTGGTGCTTACCTTGTCGCTATTTTTTCTATTTTTAAAAAATATGATGTAAATTGCAACCAAAATCGCTACAAAAAGCAAGTATTTCAACGTTTCTCCCCTTGATTTTTGAGATTAAAAAATATGTAGTTTCTGTTTTTTTCATTGTAAATTTGCGCGTTGATGCCTGAAATTTCATCCATAACGCTTGAGCCCTTGTAGATGAGAAATTTGGTGTTTTCATCATAAAAACCATCGCAAATTTTTATAAGCTCTTTTGTCTTGCTAAGCGCCCTTGAGGTGATGAGATCAGCCGTAAATTTATCTGCAAGCTCGATCTTTTGGCTATGAACTTCTAAATTTTGCAAGCCAAGCTCGATCTTAGCGTAGCTTAGAAATGATGACTTTTTGGCTATCGGCTCAAAAAGGTGCCACTTCGTTTGAGGCATCGCAAGGGCTAAAAATATCGCTGGAAAGCCAGCCCCACTGCCTACATCTGTCGCTGTTTTGGCACTTAGGTCAAAAATTTCAAGCGGTTTTATGCTATCAAGCACCTGCTCGCTTATATCTTTATAATTGCTTAAGCTATGAACCTTATTAAATTTAGCAAAAATTTGAGCGTAAGCCTTTACTTTTTCGTCAAATTCTGCCGGCAAGCAAAGCTCATTTTTCATCACAGGATGTGCCCCATTTGCTCTTTTTTTACTTTCAAGTAGCCTTCGTTAAATTTATTTGGCTTGATGACGATAGGCACGCGTTTTACGATCTTTACTGAGCTTAGTCCGTGAAGTTTTAAAGGGTTATTTGTGAGTAAATTTACCTCTTTTACACCGTAGTGATTTAGGATAAAATCAACCACTTCATAAGTCCTCTCATCGGCCTTAAAACCCAGCTGGTGATTAGCCTCAATGGTGTCAAGGCCCTTATCTTGCAGGCTGTAGGCATTTATCTTGTTTAAAAGCCCGATATTTCTGCCTTCTTGACGTAAGTAGATGACCATACCACCATTTTCTTCGATATATTTTAGGCTCGCTTCAAGCTGGTCGCGGCAGTCGCACTTTAGGCTTCCGATCGCATCGCCAGTTAGGCATTCGGAGTGAATTCTAAGATTTACCACCTCGCTCAAAGGCTCTTTGTAGATCACGAGGTGCTCTTTTGACCCTTCTTTGAAGGCTTGAACCTTATAAGTGCCAAACCTTGAAGGTAGATTTGCGGCGTTTGAAATTTCTATTTTCATTTTAAATTTACTCCAACTGTGCTAAACTAGCTAAAAATCACGCATTTTAACAAAGAAAAGGCAAAAATATGTTTAAACGTTTTAGAAGATTAAGAATAAATCCAGCCCTAAGAGACATGGTGAGAGAGACTAGCCTTAGCGTAAATGACTTCATTTATCCGCTCTTTGTGGTTGAGGGCAAAGGCGTTAAAAACGAGATCGCTTCGATGCCGGGTGTTTATCAAATGAGTATCGATGAAATTTTAAAAGAGTGCGAAGAGATAGTAAATTTAGGCATAAAATCGATCATTTTATTTGGCATACCAAGCCTAAAAGATAGCGTTGGTAGTGACGCACTAAGCAACGACGGCATCATCGCAACCGCGCTTAGAGCTATAAAGGATAAATTTCCAAATTTGGTAGTCGTCACTGATCTTTGCTTTTGCGAATATACAGACCACGGCCACTGCGGCATAATCGACCACGTACATAACACCATCGACAACGACGCAACGCTTGAAATTTCAGCCAAACAAGCTTTGATACACGCTCAAAATGGCTCTGACATGATCGCGCCAAGTGGCATGATGGATGGCATCATCGCAACGCTAAGAGAGACACTTGATAGCAATGGCTTTGAGAATTTACCAGTGATGGCGTACTCAACTAAATTTGCCTCAGCATACTACGGACCATTTCGTGACGTAGCACAAAGTGCACCAAGCTTTGGCGATAGAAAGAGCTACCAAATGGACAGCGCAAACCGCCTAGAGGCGATCAATGAGAGCTTGCAAGACGAGGCCCAAGGCGCTGATATCTTGATGGTAAAGCCTGCACTTGCCTATCTTGACGTCGTTAGAGAGCTAAGAAATTTAACACTTCTGCCAATCTGCGTCTATAATGTAAGTGGCGAGTACGCACTGCTAAAGGCTGGCGCAAAAGCTGGTATCATCGACTACGAGCGCGTCATGATGGAGACTTTGATCGGTTTTAAAAGAGCAGGGGCAAATTTGATCATTACCTATCACGCAAAAGAAGCAGCCAAAATTTTAAGGGACTAAGATGAGGCACTTTTTGACGCTAAATGACTTTAGCAAAGATGAAATCGAGCAGATGATAAATTTAGCCCGCAAGATCAAAAAAGAGGCGAAGGCTAGAGAATTTAAGCCATATCTAAAAGATCAAAAGCTTGCTATGATATTTGAAAAAAGCTCAACTAGAACTAGAGTGAGCTTTGATGTGGGCATACATGAGCTTGGCGGATATGCGCTATTTTTAAGTAAAAATGATATACAAATAGGCCGCGGCGAGCCTATACGTGACACTGCCAGAGTGATCAGCAGGATGTGCGATATGGCTATGCTAAGGGTTGATAAGCATGAGACGCTAGAAGAATTTGCTAAATTTTCAAGCGTGCCAGTGATAAACGGCTTAAGCGATAAATTTCACCCAGTGCAGCTCATGGCGGATTATCTTACCATGCTTGAATTTAGCGTAGGCGAGAAGGTCGCGTATGTAGGCGATGGCAACAACATGACTCACTCGTGGCTCATGCTAGCTAGCAAACTTGGACTTGAGCTAAGAGTCGCCACGCCAAAAGGCTATGAG is a genomic window containing:
- a CDS encoding nitrate reductase cytochrome c-type subunit, whose amino-acid sequence is MKIKIMMLGGLCAAFFAACTFNNPSISDSQIGFRNIDLLDDKDVVLKDVNYTKEPAGMSKKFDRSFENAPPFIPHDTEGLVPITKDMNMCVTCHMPEFAKDSGATPIPSSHLYDIRNKKDLAGKLDDERYNCTTCHVEQQNGVTQLVGNKFKPDFRDKNGTHKSNLLDVLNDGVK
- a CDS encoding 4Fe-4S ferredoxin, translating into MQSRRELFSKILGAKSAPKFITPPFFSGEFDCGGCDASCVNACEKELLSFENERVVFKVKKLGCDFCEECVRACESLDKKTLSLSSPKSINAKVSIDVSSCLAWNDTICYNCLDACKFKAVEFLGVFRPIVNQKCVSCGECFDVCFKNSLQMEAL
- a CDS encoding WD40 repeat domain-containing protein, whose translation is MRALFFIFCLLNFIFASEITTPYKQIEASANVLSTTLINGKLFIATDGGTVEIYDPKESKFEEIIKMDDIKTYVSDHERPKILNVDELNSKILILSEGDYATKVLYIRENGQMKSIKIPNQAIKKALFLDDERIALASISNEIYFLNLKNGEIYDSFKISIAMLSDMEISEDRSTLAIACESGKVYFYNIKAKKMDQILDIHTDNIYDISYKNGVMISGGTDRIVGIFSAGSLKKINTGFLVYGVGLSDDGRVAAYMSDEMSDVNLVDSKSLENIAMLKTGQSTINSIVFISDNEVVTSAYENKILFWRIK
- a CDS encoding chaperone NapD translates to MNISSLIVYTDNKNESVKNEIKKLKECEIITDADDRIVVVVSSDSIEDEIKNFKKIEAISGVVSVAMVYSYQEDAEENRKKLEENGKISEILTSDEVKAEDITYGGSVHHRVK
- a CDS encoding SCO family protein, producing MKKAFWGLIIILICIGVALLLIKPNKYDFKALSQNGEVSLKNYDGKYKVIYFGYLFCPDVCPTALSLIGDELNKLKRDDFELLFITLDPERDTPENLTLMAKNFYKDADGLKLNALKEVAKTYGVKFQKVRLENSAMGYSVAHSSSIYLIDKKGNFYKEISNLTNENIGENLLNLIKDRP
- a CDS encoding copper chaperone PCu(A)C, whose protein sequence is MKKIVFGAMLAASALMAADISLENVRARDTKPGTNNSAIFMDIKNASNSDVKLIGAHSSVCKSTEIHTHKMNDGMMAMVQIEDAVIPKNGETKLAPGGLHIMLMDLNKPLKDGDKVDLELKFSNGESIKLDNIGVTKNFK
- a CDS encoding L,D-transpeptidase family protein, coding for MKKIIFFFIALSPCLFAQNYEEIYLKNGSAAVIDAIEKNILSKDYWLKKLEGKDVRYGYYDNEILLSVVDKTKKKLEVISYNGGITKKLFSSSVIVGKNGDKLLEGDLKTPVGVYQLTRRFTPNDRYLGPLAFSLSYPNLLDKLAKRNGGGIWIHGYPLDGQRTDELKTKGCVAMQNDTLMKFDDVVDHKKTLAFIYEDKRPEASAKDIAVIISGLLGWKKTWSESDIENYLKFYDKDFERYDGMSLEKFKSMKRAIFSKKEKKRISFSNFLITPYPNLKNDRLFRVSFYEDYVSDTHKFAGQKTLYVKLYNDDMKIFIEE
- the cmeU gene encoding CmeU family protein produces the protein MEKSQEVKEKIEKILEARAAFFAELDRQVPKKDGTDVFDFSKVKEADLKEIYAKFYAFDYNVRKLLPDVYTAFNVNFNV
- a CDS encoding alanine racemase; its protein translation is MSEIRLNKASYIHNLTQICAKAGGKEKVIVVLKDNAYGHGARLIANEAKKFGIEICAVKSEFEANEISDIFENILILSHVPTGNESSKFIYAINDIDALLKIKENTKINLAIDTGMHRNGLDISELDYAFEILTKRNLEFLGAYTHFRASDELNTDYFVQRENFRAAKEKILALCDEFGIKKPIFHSHNSAALERASEIDDDMVRIGIAQYGYSQFNDSLGLKPVLSLWAKRVSRRILKSGQGVGYGAKFSAKEDIKVATYDLGYGDGLLRYNGCGELRLANNEPILGKISMDSFSCKDSGELVCVFEDANIWAKFFDTISYDILVKLSPNITRKFI
- a CDS encoding peptide deformylase, translated to MKKIVLLALVSLAFGVQESEFKIYEQILNQLDAKQIPAFVVQTAKPNLPSRVDEMITLKDVSSSGLNIHGEFVLNETKTNKIKGYNKAQILALKDEFYKNGKDALCNSGMARAVLNRGITLSGSYGFEGRHFFDINLDKSSCE
- a CDS encoding flagellar protein FlaH, which gives rise to MRIVLFLLFFYSLTLALTPDMAAKNHATYYKKKLPFICTPTLTLNDILNVGDTLIYRYAVKHARKQEIKRFEEKERLEFIEAIKKENLRTACKDKEILNMLSIGVALDELFYSENGELIFEYTIEDRDCKKLQ
- the htpX gene encoding zinc metalloprotease HtpX: MEIFKTAFLMVTLMLIFIAVGGYIGGEYGMMIAFLMAAGMNIFSYFFSDKLVLKRYNAIPVDESNAHGLYEIVSRLTQKANLPMPKIYIIPEEVPNAFATGRNPSHAAVAVTEGLLKILNENEIEGVLAHELSHVRHYDILTGSIAAILAGAIAMLANFAKIGGIAGQSSGSRRGGGNAIVMLALAILMPIAATIIQMAISREREYKADKGAAYLTGHPEWLASALRKLESYSNSYVMQNASEQSAHMFIVNPFGSLTNKLGVLFRTHPSTSDRISELERLEQEIKRGM
- the rsmG gene encoding 16S rRNA (guanine(527)-N(7))-methyltransferase RsmG — its product is MKNELCLPAEFDEKVKAYAQIFAKFNKVHSLSNYKDISEQVLDSIKPLEIFDLSAKTATDVGSGAGFPAIFLALAMPQTKWHLFEPIAKKSSFLSYAKIELGLQNLEVHSQKIELADKFTADLITSRALSKTKELIKICDGFYDENTKFLIYKGSSVMDEISGINAQIYNEKNRNYIFFNLKNQGEKR
- the ribA gene encoding GTP cyclohydrolase II, which translates into the protein MKIEISNAANLPSRFGTYKVQAFKEGSKEHLVIYKEPLSEVVNLRIHSECLTGDAIGSLKCDCRDQLEASLKYIEENGGMVIYLRQEGRNIGLLNKINAYSLQDKGLDTIEANHQLGFKADERTYEVVDFILNHYGVKEVNLLTNNPLKLHGLSSVKIVKRVPIVIKPNKFNEGYLKVKKEQMGHIL
- the hemB gene encoding porphobilinogen synthase, with translation MFKRFRRLRINPALRDMVRETSLSVNDFIYPLFVVEGKGVKNEIASMPGVYQMSIDEILKECEEIVNLGIKSIILFGIPSLKDSVGSDALSNDGIIATALRAIKDKFPNLVVVTDLCFCEYTDHGHCGIIDHVHNTIDNDATLEISAKQALIHAQNGSDMIAPSGMMDGIIATLRETLDSNGFENLPVMAYSTKFASAYYGPFRDVAQSAPSFGDRKSYQMDSANRLEAINESLQDEAQGADILMVKPALAYLDVVRELRNLTLLPICVYNVSGEYALLKAGAKAGIIDYERVMMETLIGFKRAGANLIITYHAKEAAKILRD
- the argF gene encoding ornithine carbamoyltransferase; this encodes MRHFLTLNDFSKDEIEQMINLARKIKKEAKAREFKPYLKDQKLAMIFEKSSTRTRVSFDVGIHELGGYALFLSKNDIQIGRGEPIRDTARVISRMCDMAMLRVDKHETLEEFAKFSSVPVINGLSDKFHPVQLMADYLTMLEFSVGEKVAYVGDGNNMTHSWLMLASKLGLELRVATPKGYEVDAEILKMANENAKISGAKIFITNDIKEAVNGADVVTTDTWVSMGQEAEKEKRLKDLAGYCVDENLMSLAKKDAIFLHCLPAYRGYEVSEAVFEKHADEIFSEAENRLHAQKGVMVWLDERRR